One part of the Mesorhizobium sp. M4B.F.Ca.ET.058.02.1.1 genome encodes these proteins:
- a CDS encoding PDR/VanB family oxidoreductase, producing the protein MSTGTTKLDVVVSDVAPVNDLVTRFHFRRRDGELLPTFSGGAHVVVEMRDGDRTRLNPYSLMGSPLNTSEYTISVRRDDVGRGGSLFMHRSVKPGLEMVISYPVNLFSLDLRARKHLMLAGGIGITPFMAQTAQLAGSGGNFELHYTCRTASLGTYADILQQRYDRRVKLYHDDRDERIDLDRLLSTQPLGTHLYVCGPAGMINWVRDRAAALGWPSETVHFEHFAAPQPGAPFDVALAVSGKTIRVGSQQSLLEAIEAAGVDPPYLCRGGVCGQCETNVISADGKFIHNDHWLSEEDHRSGCKIMPCVSRFEGKSLVLER; encoded by the coding sequence ATGAGCACCGGCACCACCAAGCTCGACGTCGTCGTCAGCGATGTCGCCCCCGTCAACGATCTGGTCACCCGCTTCCATTTCCGCCGCCGCGACGGCGAACTCCTGCCGACCTTTTCAGGCGGCGCCCATGTCGTGGTCGAGATGCGCGACGGCGACCGCACCAGGCTCAACCCCTATTCGCTGATGGGCTCACCGCTCAATACCAGCGAATACACGATCTCGGTGCGCCGCGACGATGTCGGCCGCGGCGGCTCGCTGTTCATGCACAGGTCGGTCAAGCCCGGCCTCGAGATGGTGATCAGCTATCCGGTCAACCTGTTCTCGCTCGACCTGAGAGCCAGGAAGCACCTGATGCTGGCCGGCGGCATCGGCATCACGCCGTTCATGGCGCAAACCGCGCAACTGGCGGGGTCGGGTGGCAATTTCGAGCTGCATTACACCTGCCGCACCGCTTCGCTCGGCACATATGCCGATATCCTGCAGCAGCGCTACGACCGCCGGGTGAAGCTTTACCACGACGATCGCGACGAGCGCATCGATCTCGACCGTCTGCTTTCGACGCAGCCGCTCGGCACGCATCTCTACGTCTGCGGCCCGGCCGGCATGATCAACTGGGTGCGCGACCGCGCCGCCGCTCTCGGCTGGCCGTCGGAAACCGTGCATTTCGAGCATTTCGCGGCGCCCCAGCCCGGCGCGCCCTTCGATGTGGCGCTGGCCGTCAGCGGCAAGACGATCCGTGTCGGCTCGCAGCAGAGTCTGCTCGAGGCGATCGAGGCCGCCGGCGTCGATCCGCCCTATCTCTGCCGCGGCGGCGTCTGCGGCCAGTGCGAGACCAATGTCATCTCGGCAGACGGCAAGTTCATCCACAACGACCACTGGCTGAGCGAGGAAGACCATCGCTCCGGCTGCAAGATCATGCCTTGCGTCTCGCGCTTCGAGGGCAAGTCGCTGGTCCTGGAAAGATAG
- a CDS encoding XRE family transcriptional regulator has translation MAKKTSDLKHAAGATKGKPSPKSIGPNGRTIRTPLTQDPHAIRDTREKVLEVAIGREVRAFRKKLGITVADLATATDISLGMLSKIENGITSPSLTTLQALSRALGVPVTAFFRRFEEEHSAVFVKAGEGLDVERRGTRAGHQYNLLGHIGSNTSGVVVEPYLITLTEDSDVFPTFQHAGMEFLYMLEGEVVYRHGSNLYPMKPGDSLFFDADAPHGPEQLTRLPMRYLSIICYPQSSAG, from the coding sequence ATGGCGAAGAAGACTTCCGATCTCAAGCACGCTGCCGGCGCCACAAAGGGCAAGCCCTCGCCGAAGAGCATTGGCCCGAACGGGCGAACGATCCGCACGCCGCTCACCCAGGACCCGCATGCCATTCGCGACACGCGCGAAAAGGTGCTGGAAGTGGCGATCGGCCGCGAGGTGCGGGCATTCCGCAAGAAGCTCGGCATTACCGTCGCCGATCTCGCGACCGCCACCGACATTTCGCTCGGCATGCTGTCGAAGATCGAGAACGGCATCACTTCGCCGTCGCTGACGACGCTACAGGCGCTGTCGCGCGCGCTCGGCGTTCCGGTCACCGCCTTCTTCCGCCGCTTCGAGGAGGAGCACAGCGCCGTCTTCGTCAAGGCCGGCGAAGGCCTCGATGTCGAGCGCCGCGGCACGCGCGCCGGCCACCAGTACAATCTGCTCGGCCATATCGGCTCCAACACCAGCGGCGTCGTCGTCGAGCCTTATCTGATCACGCTGACTGAGGATTCGGACGTCTTCCCGACCTTCCAGCATGCCGGCATGGAGTTCCTTTACATGCTGGAGGGCGAGGTGGTGTACCGGCACGGCAGCAATCTCTATCCTATGAAACCTGGCGACAGCCTGTTCTTCGACGCCGACGCACCGCACGGACCGGAACAGCTGACGCGGCTGCCGATGCGGTACCTTTCCATCATCTGCTATCCGCAAAGCAGCGCTGGGTGA
- a CDS encoding dimethylamine monooxygenase subunit DmmA family protein, protein MAAKTIISRPVYGTLSPQPGKHHLFVADAEGALAIIDMAGKAPAGFFDGAEIVFIPGPDGKHIGALEALKPAQLHIAPSFASLLPRLRQTLTNAHMGLRLYLSGTEGLIGQAMQVALEAGIDHTSMQTEHRGSLARRMQCVHCKGITENVTTQPATCAHCGLLLLVRDHYSRRLAAFQGVCINAEDRSEVPPMEEVFR, encoded by the coding sequence ATGGCAGCCAAGACGATCATCAGCCGGCCCGTTTACGGAACCCTGTCTCCGCAGCCCGGCAAGCACCATCTATTCGTGGCGGATGCCGAAGGCGCGCTCGCGATCATCGACATGGCCGGCAAGGCGCCGGCCGGTTTCTTCGACGGTGCCGAGATCGTCTTCATTCCGGGTCCCGACGGCAAGCACATTGGCGCTCTCGAAGCGCTGAAGCCGGCGCAGCTCCATATTGCGCCGTCCTTCGCCAGCCTGCTGCCGCGATTGAGGCAGACCCTGACCAACGCCCATATGGGCCTGCGTCTCTATCTTAGCGGCACCGAAGGGCTGATCGGCCAGGCCATGCAGGTGGCGCTCGAGGCCGGCATCGACCACACCTCCATGCAGACCGAGCATCGCGGCTCGCTGGCGCGCCGCATGCAGTGCGTGCACTGCAAGGGCATCACCGAGAACGTGACGACGCAGCCGGCGACCTGCGCGCATTGCGGCCTGCTGCTTCTGGTGCGCGACCACTATTCAAGGCGCCTGGCCGCCTTCCAGGGCGTCTGCATCAATGCCGAGGATCGCTCAGAGGTTCCTCCGATGGAGGAGGTCTTCCGATGA
- a CDS encoding NAD(P)/FAD-dependent oxidoreductase, with translation MNSRVAVIGAGPSGLAQLRAFKSAADKGAEIPEVVCFEKQSDWGGLWNYTWRTGLDEHGDPVHGSMYRYLWSNGPKECLEFADYTFEEHFGRPIASYPPRAVLWDYIKGRVEKSGVRKWVRFNTPVRMVTYSDATKRFTVTAHDRSNDVTYSEEFDNVVVASGHFSVPNVPFFEGFATFNGRILHSHDFRDAMEFKGKDILIIGRSYSAEDIGSQCYKYGAKSITSSYRSKPMGFKWPENWKEVPLLQKVVGKTAHFKDGTTKEVDAIILCTGYLHSFPFLTDDLKLKTANRMWPLDLYEGVVWEKNPKLFYIGMQDQFYTFNMFDAQAWYARDVIMARIKLPSAEAMAEHSAKWRAREETLEDAEQMIWFQGDYTKELMDQTDYPGFDVEAVNHTFMEWEHHKVEDIMGFRDHAYRSLMTGTMAPLHHTPWLQALDDSMESYLEVKGVAAE, from the coding sequence ATGAACAGTCGCGTTGCCGTCATCGGAGCAGGACCCTCGGGTTTGGCTCAGCTTCGAGCCTTCAAGTCGGCCGCCGATAAGGGCGCCGAGATTCCGGAAGTCGTCTGCTTCGAGAAGCAGTCCGACTGGGGCGGCCTGTGGAACTACACCTGGCGTACCGGGCTCGACGAGCATGGCGACCCCGTGCATGGCTCGATGTACCGCTATCTCTGGTCGAACGGGCCGAAGGAATGCCTCGAATTCGCCGACTACACCTTCGAGGAGCATTTCGGCCGGCCGATCGCCTCCTATCCGCCGCGCGCTGTGCTCTGGGATTACATCAAGGGCCGCGTCGAAAAATCAGGCGTGCGCAAATGGGTGCGCTTCAACACGCCGGTGCGCATGGTCACCTATTCCGATGCGACGAAGAGATTCACCGTCACCGCGCATGACCGCAGCAATGACGTCACCTACTCGGAAGAGTTCGACAATGTCGTCGTCGCCTCCGGGCATTTCTCGGTGCCCAACGTGCCGTTCTTCGAGGGGTTCGCCACTTTCAACGGCCGCATCCTGCACAGCCACGACTTCCGCGACGCCATGGAGTTCAAGGGCAAGGACATCTTGATCATCGGTCGCTCCTATTCGGCCGAGGACATCGGTTCGCAGTGCTACAAATACGGCGCCAAGTCGATCACCTCCAGCTACCGCTCGAAGCCGATGGGCTTCAAATGGCCGGAGAACTGGAAGGAGGTGCCGCTGCTGCAGAAAGTCGTCGGCAAGACCGCGCATTTCAAGGACGGCACCACCAAGGAGGTCGACGCCATCATCCTGTGCACCGGCTATTTGCATTCCTTCCCCTTCCTCACCGACGACCTCAAGCTCAAGACCGCAAACCGCATGTGGCCGCTGGACCTCTACGAGGGCGTCGTCTGGGAGAAGAATCCGAAGCTGTTCTATATCGGCATGCAGGACCAGTTCTACACCTTCAACATGTTCGACGCGCAGGCCTGGTACGCGCGCGACGTCATCATGGCCCGCATCAAGCTGCCGTCGGCCGAGGCGATGGCCGAGCATAGCGCCAAGTGGCGCGCGCGCGAGGAGACGCTGGAGGACGCCGAGCAGATGATCTGGTTCCAGGGCGACTACACCAAAGAGCTGATGGACCAGACCGACTATCCGGGCTTCGATGTCGAGGCGGTCAACCACACTTTCATGGAGTGGGAGCATCACAAGGTGGAGGACATCATGGGCTTCCGCGACCATGCCTACCGCTCGCTGATGACCGGCACGATGGCGCCGCTGCACCATACGCCCTGGCTGCAGGCGCTGGACGACTCGATGGAGAGCTATCTCGAGGTGAAGGGCGTCGCGGCGGAGTAA
- a CDS encoding DUF3445 domain-containing protein: MGITFRKETFRDDYTFRNSPEHIRRFPFPFNEDSYMYAVNIEPHVVGPKGSVLENLIDVDEHYVAEMQDRALVLAEDPLRCQSLPHMTLAGWDLLELLMEQQALGYPEHFTLTRDGDRWRWINRPLGIDDTFTFGDTSTLPYGPMEYITRQSQGDFCILDQRDGNLWMDAGMVTTQADWSLDFDIGMNFFEWHAPVPLAHEKGIFIRALKFLTNIQQGKPARRLNWTMTINPRLDTSPENYHKWGPDRATVTPENVGDKVHLRVELQSFWRLPRSNGIVFPIRCYLIKMDELVTQPKWACRLHRVIRDLPEELATYKGLTRYRPTLVEWLSKLDDGSPTSPGFGPD; the protein is encoded by the coding sequence TTGGGCATCACCTTTCGCAAGGAAACATTTCGGGACGACTACACCTTCCGCAACAGCCCTGAGCACATCAGGCGCTTTCCGTTCCCGTTCAACGAAGACAGCTACATGTATGCCGTCAACATCGAGCCGCATGTCGTCGGCCCGAAAGGCAGCGTGCTGGAAAACCTGATCGACGTCGACGAGCACTATGTCGCCGAGATGCAGGATCGCGCGCTGGTGCTGGCCGAGGATCCGCTGCGCTGCCAGTCGCTGCCGCATATGACGCTGGCCGGCTGGGACCTGCTCGAGCTTTTGATGGAGCAGCAGGCGCTCGGCTATCCCGAGCATTTCACGCTGACGCGCGACGGCGACCGCTGGCGCTGGATCAACCGGCCGCTCGGCATCGACGACACCTTCACCTTCGGCGACACCTCGACGCTGCCCTATGGCCCGATGGAATACATCACCCGGCAGAGCCAGGGCGATTTCTGCATCCTCGATCAGCGCGACGGTAATCTGTGGATGGATGCCGGCATGGTCACCACCCAGGCCGATTGGTCGCTCGATTTCGACATCGGCATGAACTTCTTCGAGTGGCACGCGCCGGTGCCGCTGGCGCACGAGAAGGGCATCTTCATCCGTGCGCTGAAATTCCTCACCAACATCCAACAGGGCAAGCCGGCGCGGCGGCTCAACTGGACGATGACCATCAATCCGCGCCTCGACACCAGCCCGGAGAACTACCACAAATGGGGTCCGGACCGGGCGACGGTCACGCCGGAGAATGTTGGCGACAAGGTGCATCTGCGCGTCGAGCTGCAGAGCTTCTGGCGGCTGCCGCGCTCGAACGGCATCGTCTTCCCGATCCGCTGCTATCTGATCAAGATGGACGAGCTGGTGACGCAGCCGAAATGGGCGTGTCGCCTGCACCGCGTCATCCGCGACCTGCCGGAAGAGCTCGCCACCTACAAGGGCCTGACCCGCTATAGGCCGACGCTGGTCGAGTGGCTGTCGAAGCTGGACGACGGGAGCCCGACCAGCCCGGGGTTTGGGCCGGATTGA
- a CDS encoding aminomethyltransferase family protein produces the protein MTASWRFSTLADRHRALGSKLEDWSGMGTAWTYDKDADEEYVAIRTKAGLMDVSGLKKVHITGPHAAHLIDLATTRDVEKIYPGKSAYACMLNEAGKFTDDCIIYRISPNSWMVVHGSGTGHEELQRAAVGRDVSLRFDDNLHDLSLQGPTAVDYLAKHVPGIRDLNYFHHMQTQLFGLPVMISRTGYTGERGYEIFCRGQDAGTIWDRILDEGKSAGIIPCRFTTLDMLRVESYLLFYPYDNSQKYPFDNEGPGDTLWELGLDFTVSPGKTGFRGAEEHYRLKGKERFKIYGVLLDGKEAADEGAPVYRDGKKVGVVTCAMYSPLVEKSMGIARLDVDCAVKDARLEIRNRSGAINATAQPLPFDDPKKTKRTAKG, from the coding sequence ATGACGGCATCCTGGAGATTTTCGACCTTGGCGGACCGCCATCGCGCGCTCGGCTCGAAGCTCGAGGACTGGAGCGGCATGGGCACCGCCTGGACCTACGACAAGGATGCCGATGAGGAATATGTCGCCATCCGCACCAAGGCCGGCCTGATGGACGTGTCGGGCCTGAAGAAGGTCCACATCACCGGGCCGCATGCCGCACATCTGATCGACCTCGCCACCACCCGCGACGTCGAGAAGATCTATCCCGGCAAGTCGGCCTATGCCTGCATGCTGAACGAGGCCGGCAAGTTCACCGATGACTGCATCATCTACCGCATCAGCCCCAACAGCTGGATGGTGGTGCACGGGTCGGGCACCGGCCATGAAGAGTTGCAGCGGGCAGCTGTGGGCCGCGACGTCTCGCTGCGCTTCGACGACAATCTGCACGACCTGTCGCTGCAAGGACCGACCGCCGTCGACTACCTGGCCAAGCACGTGCCGGGCATCCGCGACCTCAACTACTTCCACCATATGCAGACGCAGTTGTTCGGCCTTCCGGTGATGATCTCGCGCACCGGCTACACCGGCGAGCGCGGCTACGAGATATTCTGCCGCGGCCAGGACGCCGGCACGATCTGGGACAGGATCCTCGACGAGGGCAAGAGCGCGGGCATCATCCCGTGCCGCTTCACCACGCTGGATATGCTGCGCGTCGAAAGCTACCTGCTCTTCTACCCCTACGACAATTCGCAGAAATATCCCTTCGACAATGAAGGCCCCGGCGACACGCTGTGGGAGCTCGGCCTCGACTTCACCGTCAGCCCCGGCAAGACCGGCTTCCGCGGCGCCGAGGAGCACTACCGCCTGAAGGGCAAGGAGCGCTTCAAGATTTACGGCGTCCTGCTCGACGGCAAGGAGGCGGCCGACGAAGGCGCGCCGGTCTATCGCGACGGCAAGAAGGTTGGCGTGGTGACCTGCGCCATGTATTCGCCGCTGGTCGAGAAGTCGATGGGCATCGCCCGCCTCGACGTCGACTGCGCCGTCAAGGACGCCAGGCTCGAGATCCGCAACAGGAGCGGCGCGATCAACGCGACGGCGCAACCATTGCCGTTCGACGATCCCAAAAAGACCAAGCGCACCGCCAAGGGCTGA